A genomic window from Halogeometricum borinquense DSM 11551 includes:
- a CDS encoding ROK family protein, with protein sequence MAYYVGVDLGATNIRAVVADEDGTVIASRSDGTPRGPTGIAVTEAILRVVRETCSEAGIRPNQAVAAGVASIGPLDLAEGAVENPANLPDTIDRIPLTGPLSVLLDTERVYLHNDTNAGVIGERFHSERNPDDMVYVTISSGVGAGVCVDGNVLSGWDGNAGEVGHMTLDPQGLLTCGCGHDGHWEAYCSGNNIPRYAEFLYEEDDVETSLPIDDPDFSAADVFNHAEDDEFARYVVDQVGHWNAMGIANIVHAYAPLTIYVGGAVALNNPDLTLDPIRERMDEMVMVNVPQIELTTLGDEVVVQGALASAMTGGTGDRSRL encoded by the coding sequence ATGGCCTACTACGTGGGTGTCGACCTCGGGGCGACTAACATCCGCGCGGTCGTAGCCGACGAAGACGGAACTGTCATCGCCAGCCGTAGCGATGGAACGCCTCGTGGTCCGACGGGAATTGCGGTGACGGAAGCGATTCTTCGTGTCGTCCGCGAGACGTGTTCGGAAGCGGGCATCAGACCCAACCAAGCCGTCGCCGCAGGCGTCGCTTCCATCGGTCCGCTGGACTTGGCCGAAGGTGCCGTCGAAAACCCGGCGAACCTCCCCGATACAATCGACCGCATCCCGCTTACGGGACCGCTGTCAGTTCTCCTCGACACCGAACGTGTCTACCTTCATAACGACACGAACGCAGGCGTCATCGGCGAACGATTCCACTCGGAACGGAACCCCGACGACATGGTCTACGTCACCATCTCGTCGGGTGTCGGCGCGGGCGTCTGCGTCGATGGTAACGTCCTCTCCGGATGGGACGGTAACGCGGGCGAAGTCGGGCATATGACGCTCGACCCGCAGGGACTCCTCACCTGCGGTTGTGGACACGACGGACACTGGGAGGCGTACTGTTCGGGCAACAATATCCCGCGCTACGCCGAATTTCTCTACGAGGAAGACGACGTGGAAACGTCGCTTCCGATTGACGATCCCGACTTTTCTGCGGCCGACGTGTTCAACCACGCCGAAGACGACGAGTTCGCCCGTTACGTCGTCGATCAGGTCGGCCACTGGAACGCGATGGGCATCGCCAATATCGTCCACGCGTACGCCCCACTCACAATCTACGTCGGCGGTGCCGTCGCCCTCAACAATCCAGACCTCACTTTGGACCCGATCCGCGAACGGATGGACGAGATGGTGATGGTGAACGTCCCACAGATCGAGTTGACGACGCTGGGTGACGAAGTCGTGGTGCAGGGAGCGTTAGCGAGTGCGATGACCGGCGGGACCGGCGACCGGTCTCGTCTGTAG
- a CDS encoding universal stress protein, whose product MAIESILLAVGPGDADRLERLADETIDVAGPTGARVVLAHVFTREEYNSALDNLDFDTTADEVSADDVAMRHSTIRELVDTLDEAGVEYDIRGRVGDHGESIVSLANDVDADRVLVGGRKRSPAGKAVFGSVAQEVMLSAPCPVTFVRADTK is encoded by the coding sequence ATGGCGATAGAATCCATTCTCTTAGCTGTCGGACCGGGAGATGCGGACAGGCTCGAACGACTCGCAGACGAGACGATAGACGTTGCCGGACCGACCGGCGCTCGTGTCGTTCTCGCTCACGTGTTCACACGCGAGGAGTACAACTCCGCGCTCGACAACCTCGATTTCGACACGACGGCCGACGAGGTATCCGCCGACGACGTCGCGATGCGACATTCGACGATTCGAGAGTTGGTGGATACACTCGACGAGGCGGGTGTCGAGTACGACATCCGTGGGCGCGTCGGCGACCACGGCGAGTCAATCGTCAGCCTCGCAAACGACGTAGACGCAGACCGCGTCCTCGTTGGCGGTCGGAAGCGGTCGCCTGCCGGGAAAGCTGTCTTCGGGAGCGTCGCACAGGAAGTGATGCTCTCTGCACCCTGCCCGGTCACGTTCGTCAGAGCTGACACGAAGTGA
- a CDS encoding DUF5611 family protein encodes MKEYKMRRGETLDDRVPDMESYVEEMFGTITGTEEYKGSDLYVVGEPSNPVFERIIAGAVKYSGKKDKLAVEFTERDPTELGPDELEAAGEAVDAKNTFLLEATGRDAKSRRDSLKRSVEDDAPDY; translated from the coding sequence ATGAAGGAGTACAAGATGCGTCGTGGTGAGACCCTCGATGACCGAGTTCCGGACATGGAGTCGTACGTCGAGGAGATGTTCGGCACGATTACCGGGACCGAGGAGTACAAGGGAAGCGACCTCTACGTCGTCGGTGAACCCTCGAACCCTGTCTTCGAACGCATCATCGCTGGCGCTGTGAAGTACAGTGGCAAGAAGGACAAACTCGCCGTCGAGTTCACCGAGCGCGACCCGACGGAGCTCGGCCCCGACGAACTCGAAGCCGCGGGGGAAGCCGTCGATGCGAAGAACACATTCCTCCTCGAAGCGACCGGACGCGACGCGAAGTCCCGCCGTGACTCGCTGAAACGCTCCGTCGAAGACGATGCACCCGACTACTGA
- a CDS encoding DUF402 domain-containing protein, translating into MSDDAARVRVRGIYTTAATHLLLDAGHDVVQASEPIRARFDAEFADGHHEVTVSTTDDRQGVGVHGDPEAVESVTSDLTTVGIDTLSWTDSTPPGAVFDARVTDTKGSGAVCSLGEAEGFLPFHETNDRIEEGDAVRVQVREAEPLWSDRRASLGTGIRADGGLATLVRGRDGVTVDTRDEAAGRELVGMTDFLSVEVPDGWGIEWSHAATKADMDALGAALERAVERAASIDDALSGADEVEPLRCLAAPASGEWVWFGRESRFELDAHRREVETTMPGHHRTKAACEEASAGVDFVEAMCAPSGEFPFDVVTRQFGPTEGDTVGIGHGKPDGRAFSLGRGEVVEWGEDGTLSVERTLSGGGTYDGLGTSRESGDTALTKFREGRWWYPTVYRSAAGDLKGTYVNVCTPVECFPDEVRYVDLHVDVIKHPDGTVERVDDDELDAAVEAGTIRDELAEKARSVASSLENALSK; encoded by the coding sequence ATGAGCGACGACGCCGCGCGCGTCCGCGTCCGCGGTATCTACACGACGGCCGCGACGCACCTCCTCTTAGACGCCGGACACGACGTGGTGCAGGCCTCCGAACCCATCCGTGCCCGCTTCGATGCCGAGTTCGCTGATGGCCACCACGAGGTGACGGTATCGACGACCGATGACAGACAGGGTGTCGGCGTTCACGGCGATCCGGAAGCGGTCGAATCGGTCACATCGGACCTCACAACCGTCGGTATCGACACGTTGTCGTGGACCGACTCGACGCCGCCGGGGGCCGTGTTCGACGCCCGCGTGACCGACACGAAAGGCTCCGGTGCGGTATGCTCGTTGGGTGAGGCGGAAGGCTTTCTCCCGTTTCACGAGACGAACGACCGAATCGAGGAAGGCGACGCCGTCCGAGTGCAAGTGCGCGAGGCCGAACCGCTGTGGAGCGACCGGCGGGCCTCGCTCGGAACCGGCATCCGTGCCGACGGCGGGTTAGCGACACTGGTTCGCGGACGCGACGGCGTGACCGTTGACACCCGCGACGAGGCCGCCGGGCGCGAACTCGTCGGCATGACCGACTTCCTCTCGGTCGAAGTTCCCGATGGGTGGGGAATCGAGTGGTCTCACGCCGCGACGAAGGCAGATATGGACGCGCTCGGCGCGGCACTCGAACGTGCCGTCGAACGTGCGGCGTCTATCGACGACGCGCTCTCGGGCGCCGACGAGGTGGAACCGCTTCGATGTCTCGCTGCACCCGCCTCCGGTGAGTGGGTCTGGTTCGGGCGCGAGTCCCGCTTCGAACTCGACGCACATCGCCGCGAGGTCGAGACGACGATGCCGGGGCATCACCGGACGAAGGCCGCCTGCGAGGAAGCGAGCGCGGGTGTGGACTTCGTAGAAGCGATGTGCGCACCGTCAGGTGAGTTCCCGTTCGACGTGGTGACACGGCAGTTTGGTCCAACCGAGGGCGACACTGTCGGTATCGGCCACGGGAAACCGGACGGCCGCGCGTTCTCGCTCGGACGCGGTGAGGTGGTCGAGTGGGGCGAAGACGGAACGCTCTCGGTGGAGCGGACGCTCTCAGGCGGCGGGACGTACGACGGCCTCGGAACGTCGCGAGAGTCGGGCGACACGGCCCTCACGAAGTTCCGTGAAGGTCGATGGTGGTATCCGACCGTCTACCGGAGTGCGGCGGGCGACCTGAAGGGAACGTACGTGAACGTCTGTACGCCCGTCGAGTGCTTCCCCGACGAAGTTCGCTACGTGGACCTGCACGTAGACGTGATAAAGCATCCTGACGGCACCGTCGAACGCGTCGATGACGACGAACTGGACGCGGCCGTCGAAGCGGGAACGATTCGCGACGAACTCGCGGAGAAGGCGCGGTCGGTGGCGTCGAGTCTGGAGAACGCGCTGTCGAAGTGA
- a CDS encoding DUF502 domain-containing protein, with translation MSLLTRLRTSFITGLFLIAPLAVTVFILDFVFDRLTGIILNPIVTTTRLRNFTGDELLLAQLLAATILAIMLTLIGYVASRELGRRLFGGLERGVRLVPLVRTIYFGVRQVSESLTRQSEGFDRVVLVEYPRKGIYSIGFVTTHGPRAAVAATENDELLTVFLPHSPNPTAGSLIMVPPDDVFDVDMSVRRGLRLVVTTGLGTEDVTDLPEGVVR, from the coding sequence ATGTCGCTCCTCACTCGGCTTCGCACCAGTTTCATCACGGGCCTGTTCCTCATCGCACCGTTAGCGGTGACGGTGTTCATCCTCGATTTCGTGTTCGACCGACTCACCGGCATCATCCTCAATCCCATCGTCACCACGACGCGCCTGCGAAATTTCACCGGCGACGAACTCCTGCTCGCACAGCTATTGGCAGCGACCATTCTAGCCATCATGCTCACGCTCATCGGCTACGTCGCGTCGCGGGAACTCGGTCGCCGCCTGTTCGGCGGGCTTGAACGCGGGGTTCGACTTGTCCCGCTCGTGCGGACCATCTACTTCGGCGTCAGGCAAGTGTCTGAGTCTCTGACTCGACAGAGCGAGGGGTTCGACCGCGTCGTCCTCGTTGAGTATCCACGCAAGGGCATCTACTCTATCGGGTTCGTCACCACTCACGGGCCGCGGGCCGCAGTGGCGGCAACGGAGAACGATGAACTGCTCACAGTGTTTCTCCCGCACAGTCCGAATCCAACCGCGGGATCACTGATTATGGTCCCGCCGGACGACGTGTTCGACGTGGATATGTCCGTCCGCCGCGGTCTCCGTCTGGTCGTCACGACAGGGTTGGGAACCGAGGATGTAACGGACCTGCCCGAGGGAGTTGTCCGGTAG
- a CDS encoding riboflavin synthase, with amino-acid sequence MFTGIVEGTGVVVAATDDDGGRRLRLSPDVTFEDLRHGQSIAVSGVCLTVEDYSTDEQWFDVFLAAETVEKTYLGDVSEGDRVNLERALPADGRLDGHIVQGHVDTTTTVTGIERVGDDWFFEFDLPEELGKYVVAKGSVCLDGISLTVADRRESDFAVAIIPTTYDLTTLSEKSVGDPVHVEVDVVAKYVENMVSGYADALQ; translated from the coding sequence ATGTTCACGGGAATCGTGGAAGGAACCGGCGTCGTCGTCGCCGCGACGGACGACGACGGCGGCCGCCGTCTCCGACTCAGTCCCGACGTGACGTTCGAAGACCTCCGCCACGGTCAGTCTATCGCAGTCAGCGGGGTCTGTCTCACTGTCGAAGACTACTCGACAGACGAACAGTGGTTCGACGTGTTCCTCGCCGCAGAGACTGTCGAAAAGACGTATCTCGGAGACGTATCGGAGGGCGACCGGGTGAACCTCGAACGCGCGCTTCCCGCCGACGGCCGTCTGGACGGCCATATCGTGCAAGGACACGTCGATACGACGACGACCGTGACCGGAATCGAACGCGTCGGCGACGACTGGTTCTTCGAGTTCGACCTGCCCGAGGAGTTAGGCAAGTACGTCGTCGCCAAGGGATCAGTCTGTCTCGACGGCATTAGCCTCACCGTCGCCGACCGCCGTGAGTCGGACTTCGCCGTCGCCATCATCCCGACGACGTACGACCTGACGACGCTCTCGGAAAAATCGGTTGGCGACCCCGTTCACGTCGAGGTTGACGTGGTGGCGAAGTACGTCGAAAACATGGTGTCCGGGTACGCCGACGCCCTCCAGTAG
- a CDS encoding NifU family protein: MSDDGDSLKRRIEDWMVGQMPIIQMHGGDSVVRKADPETGEVVVELGGACAGCGISNITANNIKADLIMDFDDVTDVQVKVPSSGDHGASTVEGGRGGELQYGDEDPGHF, encoded by the coding sequence ATGAGCGATGACGGGGACTCGCTGAAACGGCGTATCGAGGATTGGATGGTCGGGCAGATGCCCATCATCCAGATGCACGGCGGCGACAGCGTCGTGCGAAAAGCCGACCCCGAGACCGGTGAGGTCGTCGTCGAACTCGGTGGGGCCTGCGCCGGGTGCGGTATCTCGAACATCACCGCGAACAACATCAAGGCCGACCTCATCATGGACTTCGACGACGTGACAGACGTACAAGTGAAGGTCCCGAGTTCGGGGGATCACGGGGCCAGCACGGTTGAGGGCGGCCGCGGCGGCGAACTCCAGTACGGCGACGAGGACCCCGGACACTTCTGA
- a CDS encoding LVIVD repeat-containing protein: MHRRDFLRAGALLGASGLSLSTSTRADAHPGPYKPFGHVDVEGAKEAVVSPDGTVAYLAATTGYVTVDISTPDRPSVLAEVRNPVDEHENGPLRGIFDVKLDVTDPDTLVVVGPANPIPSVVAGALVVDVSDPADPERVSFFETKYPIHNCFVRDEHAYLTRNDGEANALVVIDLESGEAVGEWSLTDVDEVWGDVPSERRPLHDVYVHEDTAYLAYWDAGTWILDVSEPADPTLLGSVAAPDPSELSGSSSESRGEALVPPGNHHYVATDESGTLLGIGKESWAQRIGGNDEDSETRLIGGPSGIDLWDVSDPAAPEHRSTIDPPPSPDPTFSGVWTTAHNFEFHDGRLYSAWYRGGVKRHDVSDPTNPEQLTWWRMPDEASFWTAQLATPGAETGYFVGTSWGTPNAPSRLYTFPDHAGQQASPPDLMANTSNGSTTGSLVGTAASGTNGSSQTQSGTDHEADTTTADTPGFGMEIGAGALGIASWRLLRRARRE, encoded by the coding sequence ATGCACCGTCGTGACTTCCTCCGCGCGGGTGCCCTCCTCGGTGCGTCCGGACTTTCGCTCTCGACTTCGACTCGCGCCGACGCGCATCCCGGGCCGTACAAACCGTTCGGTCACGTCGATGTCGAAGGGGCGAAAGAGGCGGTCGTCTCGCCTGATGGAACGGTCGCGTACCTCGCGGCGACCACGGGCTATGTCACGGTCGATATCTCGACACCCGACCGTCCGAGTGTTCTCGCTGAGGTTCGCAATCCGGTCGATGAACACGAAAACGGTCCGCTTCGCGGCATCTTCGACGTGAAACTCGACGTGACCGACCCCGACACGTTAGTCGTCGTCGGCCCCGCGAATCCGATTCCGAGCGTCGTCGCTGGCGCGCTCGTCGTGGACGTATCGGACCCAGCAGACCCCGAACGCGTCTCCTTCTTCGAGACCAAATATCCCATTCACAACTGCTTTGTCCGTGACGAACACGCCTATCTGACGAGAAACGACGGCGAGGCGAACGCACTCGTCGTCATAGACCTCGAATCCGGCGAGGCAGTCGGCGAGTGGTCGCTCACGGACGTCGACGAGGTGTGGGGCGACGTACCGAGCGAACGCAGACCGCTCCACGATGTCTACGTTCACGAGGACACCGCCTACCTCGCTTACTGGGACGCCGGGACGTGGATTCTCGACGTATCGGAGCCAGCAGACCCCACGCTCCTCGGGAGCGTGGCCGCGCCGGACCCGTCGGAACTCTCTGGTTCGTCATCCGAGAGTCGCGGCGAAGCTCTCGTTCCACCGGGCAATCACCACTACGTCGCCACCGACGAATCAGGTACGCTCCTCGGCATCGGCAAGGAGTCGTGGGCACAGCGCATCGGCGGCAACGACGAGGATTCCGAGACGCGTCTGATCGGCGGCCCGTCCGGTATCGACCTCTGGGACGTGTCGGACCCTGCCGCTCCCGAACATCGCTCGACTATCGATCCGCCGCCGTCGCCGGACCCGACGTTTAGCGGTGTCTGGACCACCGCTCACAACTTCGAGTTCCACGATGGACGACTCTACTCGGCGTGGTACCGCGGCGGCGTGAAGCGACACGACGTGTCGGACCCGACGAATCCCGAACAGCTCACGTGGTGGCGGATGCCGGACGAGGCGTCGTTCTGGACGGCCCAACTCGCCACACCGGGCGCAGAGACGGGCTACTTCGTCGGAACGAGTTGGGGAACGCCCAACGCACCCAGTCGCTTGTACACGTTTCCGGACCACGCCGGTCAACAGGCATCGCCGCCGGACCTCATGGCGAACACGTCGAACGGATCGACCACGGGCTCTCTTGTGGGAACGGCGGCTTCGGGGACAAACGGTTCGTCGCAAACGCAGTCCGGAACGGACCACGAGGCGGACACGACAACGGCGGACACGCCCGGATTCGGCATGGAAATCGGTGCGGGCGCACTCGGCATCGCTTCGTGGCGGTTACTCCGGCGAGCGCGACGCGAGTAA
- a CDS encoding SDR family NAD(P)-dependent oxidoreductase: MLSPQLDGRVALVTGSAHGVGRAIALRAAASGAAVAVHYHTSDDAAREAAAEARELGAPAATTVQGDVTDPDSVDAMFDAVEAELGTVDLLVNNVGDFAPVHWEEIDFGTWKRIIETNFYGTVLCSKRALAGMRDQSWGRIVNIGYAGSEKALVYPKNFPYFVAKTGVLMFTRMLAADTQDDGVTVNAVSPYVVDTSDEFPEDAPRGRWASVEDIAHAVAFFCHEDSGYISGENVEIDGGWLPETL; encoded by the coding sequence ATGCTCTCTCCACAGTTGGACGGCCGCGTTGCGTTGGTGACTGGAAGCGCGCACGGGGTCGGACGGGCTATCGCGCTCCGCGCTGCCGCCTCCGGTGCCGCCGTAGCGGTTCACTACCACACGAGCGACGACGCCGCCCGCGAGGCGGCCGCAGAAGCCCGTGAACTTGGCGCGCCAGCCGCGACCACGGTTCAGGGGGACGTGACTGATCCCGACAGCGTGGACGCGATGTTCGACGCCGTCGAAGCCGAGTTGGGGACGGTGGACCTCCTCGTGAACAACGTTGGTGACTTCGCCCCGGTACACTGGGAAGAGATCGACTTCGGGACGTGGAAACGCATCATCGAGACGAACTTTTACGGGACCGTTCTCTGCTCGAAGCGTGCCCTCGCAGGGATGCGCGATCAGTCGTGGGGACGCATCGTCAACATCGGCTACGCTGGGAGCGAGAAAGCGCTCGTCTACCCGAAGAACTTCCCGTACTTCGTAGCGAAGACGGGCGTCCTGATGTTCACGCGGATGCTCGCGGCGGATACACAAGATGACGGCGTGACGGTCAACGCCGTCTCGCCGTACGTGGTGGATACCTCCGATGAGTTCCCCGAAGACGCGCCGCGCGGCCGGTGGGCGTCCGTCGAAGATATCGCGCACGCGGTGGCGTTTTTCTGCCACGAGGATTCGGGCTATATCTCCGGCGAGAACGTCGAAATCGACGGCGGATGGCTCCCGGAGACACTGTGA
- a CDS encoding DUF7532 family protein, protein MHFDQRTQAALRDVGLTTEEIRTASDAVADAVERDAEKLRSFFDGEGAVYSDMEMAHSATEIQEHKVEFIDLFTHGSDLRGYLRFDSWGVPVEGGRVLSDEKVELSLGPTVDARVRFARDPDLLR, encoded by the coding sequence ATGCACTTCGACCAGCGAACGCAGGCCGCCCTTCGGGACGTTGGCCTCACGACCGAAGAGATTCGGACGGCATCGGACGCCGTCGCGGATGCGGTCGAACGCGACGCAGAGAAGCTACGCTCGTTCTTCGACGGTGAGGGGGCTGTGTACTCGGATATGGAGATGGCACACAGTGCAACGGAGATACAGGAGCACAAAGTCGAGTTCATCGATCTGTTCACCCACGGCAGCGACTTGCGGGGCTACCTTCGCTTTGACTCGTGGGGCGTGCCCGTCGAAGGCGGACGCGTCCTGAGCGACGAGAAGGTGGAACTGTCGCTCGGCCCGACAGTCGATGCTCGCGTCCGGTTCGCGCGCGACCCGGACCTGTTGCGATGA
- a CDS encoding PrsW family intramembrane metalloprotease: protein MAEKQDPVERASDGAMDLYDISTWEQRTSVDGLASALYWLFRASSRFLIIAVAFGLLVSIGGFAAITDLEIGLLTVLSAIPALGLAAYVYYSDITTGEPLVLLVGTFLLSVLTASFAAILNSLIGGYFEILGFAGTLLSFFLVVGPVEESMKLLAVRLFAYTDDRFNSVVDGAVYGAMAGLGFAFIENAIYITRELPVQNLDLSLGLLGMGGSITAARALAGPGHVIYSAIAGYYLGLAKFNRENRGPIIIKGLLIAAFVHAMYNVTVGFGTVAIDLFTPLSGLWASIAYVLIYDGIFGYFLIRKIRRYSRAYRQAHMPTYDEASMQSEMTEYE from the coding sequence ATGGCCGAGAAACAAGACCCGGTCGAACGCGCATCTGACGGCGCTATGGATCTCTACGATATTTCGACGTGGGAACAACGAACATCTGTTGACGGCCTCGCATCAGCCCTGTACTGGTTGTTTCGGGCGTCGTCGCGGTTTCTCATCATCGCGGTCGCGTTCGGCCTGCTCGTCAGTATCGGCGGGTTCGCAGCGATCACGGACCTCGAAATTGGACTGCTGACCGTTCTTTCGGCGATACCGGCGCTCGGTCTCGCTGCCTACGTTTACTACTCCGATATAACGACGGGTGAACCGCTGGTGCTTCTCGTCGGGACGTTCCTCCTCAGCGTGTTGACAGCCAGCTTTGCGGCCATACTCAACAGTTTGATTGGCGGTTACTTCGAAATACTCGGATTTGCCGGGACGTTACTGTCATTCTTCCTCGTTGTCGGTCCCGTTGAGGAGTCGATGAAGTTGCTCGCCGTGCGTCTGTTCGCCTACACTGACGACCGGTTCAACTCCGTTGTTGACGGCGCTGTCTATGGTGCGATGGCAGGGCTGGGCTTCGCATTCATCGAGAACGCTATCTACATCACGCGGGAACTTCCGGTGCAGAATCTCGACCTCAGTCTGGGGCTTCTCGGAATGGGTGGTAGTATCACTGCCGCCCGCGCCCTCGCTGGCCCGGGGCACGTCATCTACAGCGCAATCGCGGGCTACTATCTCGGACTGGCGAAGTTCAACCGCGAGAACCGCGGTCCGATTATCATCAAGGGCCTACTCATCGCGGCGTTCGTCCACGCAATGTACAACGTCACGGTCGGTTTCGGGACCGTGGCTATCGATCTATTCACGCCGCTCAGTGGTCTGTGGGCATCTATCGCCTACGTCCTCATCTACGACGGCATCTTCGGCTACTTCCTGATCCGAAAGATTCGGCGCTACAGTCGCGCCTACCGACAGGCGCACATGCCGACGTACGATGAGGCGTCGATGCAGTCGGAGATGACCGAGTACGAGTAA